Genomic window (Streptomyces sp. TG1A-60):
CCCTCCTCGCCAAGCTGATCGTCACCGGCGCCACCCGCCGGCAGGCCCTGCAGCGCGCCGCCCGCGCTCTGGAGGAGTTCACCGTCGAGGGCATGGCGACGGCCATCCCCTTCCACCGGGCGGTCGTCAGGGACCCTGCGTTCGCCCCCGAACTGACCGGTTCGACGGACCCGTTCACGGTCCACACCCGCTGGATCGAGACCGGGTTCGTCAACGAGATCAAGCCCTTCGCCGTCCCCGCCGACACCGACGCCGAGGACGAGACGGACCGCGAGACGATCGTCGTCGAGGTCGGCGGCAAGCGCCTGGAGGTCTCCCTCCCCGCCGCCCTCGGCATGACCCTGGCCCGCACGGGCCTCGCGGCGGGCGCCAAACCCAAGCGCCGCGCGGCGAAGAAGTCGGGCCCGGCCGCCTCCGGTGACACCCTCGCCTCCCCGATGCAGGGCACGATCGTCAAGGTCGCCGTCGAGGAGGGCCAGGAGGTCAAGGAGGGCGACCTCATCGTCGTCCTGGAGGCCATGAAGATGGAGCAGCCCCTCAACGCCCACCGCTCCGGCACCGTCAAGGGCCTGAGCGCCGAGATCGGCGCCTCCGTCACCTCCGGCGCGTCGATCTGCGAGATCAAGGACTGAGGACCGCAGGACACAGCCCCGCGCCCCTCGGCTTCCAGGGGCGCGGGGCGCCGCGCGGACACCGCACCCGCGGAAATTCCCCCGTCACCCGAGCTCCCAGTCTGCAGAGACCCCGGCGAAGAGAGCAGGTGACGCTTGGTGAGCACCCTCCCGGCCCGGCCCCCCGCGGGGGCCCGCCCGATGCGGGCCGACGCCCGCCGCAACCATGAGCGCCTGCTCACGGAAGCCCGCCTCGCCTTCGCGGCCCACGGCACCAACGCCTCCCTGGAGGACATCGCCCGCCGCGCGGACGTGGGCATCGGCACCCTCTACCGCCACTTCCCCAACCGCCAGGCGCTGCTGAGCGCGGTCTTCGAAGAAGCCGTGGGCGACCTCCTGGCCCGCGCCCGGACACAACTCGGCGCGGCCCGGCCCTGCTCCGCGCTGATCTCGTGGCTGCGCGACATCATCACCCACGCGGGTGAATACCGCGGTCTCGCCCAGGCCCTGATGACGGTCTCCTACACGGACTCCCGCACCGAGGCGGAACACCCGTCGGACCTGGCCAGGTGCTGCGCCCCCATCCGGGAGGCGGGCACCGCCCTGCTCCAGCGGGCGCAGCAGGCGCACGCCGTACGCGACGACGTGTCCATCGGCGATCTGCTCCAGCTCACCCACGCGATCGCGCTGGCGGCCGAGGAGAGCCCGGACGACCCGGAGTTGGCCGACCGCCTGCTGACGCTGACCCTGCGCGGCCTGAGACCGTGACGGTGTGCCTCCAGGGTCCGTCGCGCGGGCCGTGCCGGCTTCGGCCCGCGGCGCCTGATGGCCGCCGGTCAGCGGGGCTCGGTGCGGGCGGCTGCGAGGCGGAGGAGAGCGTCGACGTGACGGGGGTCCCCACGCCTGCAAGGAACAGTCGACGCGATGGGGTCCCCCACGCCTTCAAGGAGTGGGGGAACGCGCACCAAGCCCCGCGGCCCGGGAGTGATCCGAACGACAGGCTTTGGGGTCCTTGC
Coding sequences:
- a CDS encoding helix-turn-helix domain-containing protein, producing MRADARRNHERLLTEARLAFAAHGTNASLEDIARRADVGIGTLYRHFPNRQALLSAVFEEAVGDLLARARTQLGAARPCSALISWLRDIITHAGEYRGLAQALMTVSYTDSRTEAEHPSDLARCCAPIREAGTALLQRAQQAHAVRDDVSIGDLLQLTHAIALAAEESPDDPELADRLLTLTLRGLRP